One genomic region from Rosa rugosa chromosome 1, drRosRugo1.1, whole genome shotgun sequence encodes:
- the LOC133726147 gene encoding lipoyl synthase, mitochondrial, with translation MNKISLTTLTRRERERKMQTRFSALTRTLKSTTRSFSSSTPSTTSSSQFPPTLAGLRARLAAESPTLTEFVEGEGPYSVEVGTKKKPLPKPKWMKESIPGGEKYTQIKKKLRELKLHTVCEEAKCPNLGECWSGGETGTATATIMILGDTCTRGCRFCNVKTSRTPPPPDPNEPANVAEAIASWGLDYVVITSVDRDDMPDQGSGHFAETVIKLKKLKPNMLIEALIPDFRGDSGCVKKVATSGLDVLAHNIETVEELQRAVRDHRANFKQSLDVLMMAKEYAPAGTLTKTSVMLGCGETPDQVVKTMEKVRAAGVDVMTFGQYMRPSKRHMPVSEYVTPEAFDKYREIGEEMGFRYVASGPMVRSSYKAGEYYIKSMIEADRAASSHPSAA, from the exons atgAACAAAATCTCTCTCACCACCTTAacccgaagagagagagagagaaagatgcaGACCCGGTTCTCAGCCCTAACCCGAACCCTAAAGTCCACGACCCgatccttctcctcctccacgCCGTCAACCACATCCTCCTCCCAATTCCCGCCAACTCTGGCGGGCCTCCGGGCCCGCCTCGCCGCCGAGTCTCCCACTCTCACGGAGTTCGTCGAAGGCGAAGGTCCGTACTCCGTGGAGGTCGGGACGAAGAAGAAGCCGCTGCCGAAGCCGAAATGGATGAAGGAGTCGATCCCCGGCGGCGAGAAGTACACGCAGATTAAGAAGAAGCTCAGGGAATTGAAGCTCCACACGGTCTGCGAGGAGGCCAAGTGTCCCAACCTCGGCGAGTGCTGGTCCGGCGGCGAAACGGGAACGGCCACCGCCACGATCATGATTCTCGGCGACACGTGTACCCGCGGGTGCAG GTTTTGTAATGTGAAGACTTCAAGGACTCCACCGCCGCCGGACCCCAATGAGCCGGCGAATGTGGCGGAGGCGATTGCATCGTGGGGGTTGGATTATGTGGTGATTACTAGCGTGGACCGGGATGATATGCCTGATCAAGGGAGTGGACATTTTGCTGAGACCGTGATCAAGTTGAAGAAGCTCAAACCCAATATGCTAATCGAGGCTTTAA TTCCTGATTTTCGAGGGGATTCGGGTTGTGTCAAGAAAGTTGCAACATCAGGATTAGATGTCCTTGCTCACAATATTGAGACTGTGGAAGAGCTTCAGAGGGCAGTACGGGATCATCGTGCGAATTTCAAACAATCTTTAGATGTTTTGATGATGGCCAAAGAGTATGCTCCTGCTGGGACACTAACAAAGACTTCAGTAATGTTAGGTTGTGGGGAGACACCTGATCAAGTTGTGAAGACAATGGAGAAGGTGAGAGCAGCTGGTGTTGATGTGATGACATTTGGTCAATATATGCGACCCTCAAAGCGCCATATGCCTGTGTCTGAATACGTCACTCCTGAGGCTTTTGATAAGTATCGAGAGATAGGCGAGGAAATG GGGTTCCGGTATGTGGCATCTGGTCCCATGGTCAGGTCGTCATACAAAGCAGGTGAATACTATATCAAATCTATGATAGAGGCCGATCGGGCTGCATCCTCGCACCCTTCTGCCGCATGA
- the LOC133733071 gene encoding uncharacterized protein LOC133733071 yields the protein MGCCLGTARTPKPVPPHPNNGPNPRHHHPHPHYHAKKPNSLTQTHVEKPETRSPPPPLVVEEESVKEVLSETPISKPTQNPEIPPEKNTLSPPKEEPDFVEEEPKLQAEPPPPPKEAAVSEASQLSEPCGISESYSYSTTTTTTTIADAREDEATSNRKRELGPRANGSSGPVVRRKRPYSGEVASQRERGPKPPRRTPEPAAGKRNRTETTSFRGRESGQLRTMQRSGAVPTGVRRETVSSRSRSPATRNAGGVNRAGRGKSPAKVTGRAGGSSSSVGVEESEKKGNNEPKEEVLLAGKKEPEEEQRNDGVSQPQQGKESLDNPLVSLECFIFV from the coding sequence ATGGGTTGCTGTTTGGGCACCGCCAGGACCCCAAAACCAGTCCCACCACACCCCAACAATGGCCCCAACCCccgccaccaccacccccaTCCCCACTACCACGCCAAGAAACCCAACTCTCTGACCCAAACCCATGTCGAAAAACCCGAAACCAGATCCCCACCACCACCGCTGGTTGTGGAAGAAGAGTCTGTGAAAGAGGTCCTCTCCGAAACCCCAATTTCCAAGCcaacacaaaacccagaaattccccCGGAGAAAAACACCCTTTCGCCTCCGAAAGAAGAACCAGATTTCGTGGAAGAAGAACCCAAATTGCAAGCTGAGCCGCCGCCCCCGCCCAAAGAGGCGGCGGTTTCCGAGGCTTCTCAGCTTTCAGAGCCGTGTGGGATCAGCGAGAGCTACTCGTACTCAACGACGACCACCACCACTACTATAGCAGATGCCAGAGAAGACGAAGCTACCAGTAATCGGAAGCGGGAATTGGGCCCCAGAGCAAATGGGTCTTCTGGGCCGGTGGTGCGACGGAAGCGTCCTTACTCCGGCGAGGTTGCtagccagagagagagagggcccAAGCCGCCGAGGAGGACGCCGGAGCCGGCGGCTGGGAAGAGGAACCGGACGGAGACGACGTCGTTCCGGGGACGGGAATCGGGTCAGCTGAGGACCATGCAGCGGAGTGGTGCGGTTCCTACTGGAGTGAGGCGTGAAACGGTGTCGTCCAGGTCGAGGTCACCGGCTACCCGGAATGCGGGTGGAGTGAATCGAGCGGGTAGAGGAAAGAGCCCCGCGAAGGTGACCGGACGAGCCGGTGGCAGTTCTTCCTCGGTGGGTGTAGAGGAGAGTGAGAAGAAGGGTAACAACGAGCCTAAAGAGGAAGTACTGTTGGCCGGAAAAAAGGAGCCTGAAGAGGAGCAACGAAACGACGGCGTTTCACAGCCGCAGCAGGGGAAGGAGTCCCTTGACAACCCTCTGGTTTCGTTAGAGTGCTTCATCTTTGTCTAG
- the LOC133726150 gene encoding uncharacterized protein LOC133726150: MGGGESWGTTTALVPPMAAPLNQNTEKEDEQWSSNFSNSINSVYMGFVATAILISMFIVMAILERFFRRPRTTSQLSHTARTHFVYDNNPKLDHNSSKITNYAREVSVVMPGEETPTFIAHPAPAPCPREHVTWPLHSIDAGHASTSTPTPQAKFQSQIQT; this comes from the exons ATGGGAGGTGGAGAAAGTTGGGGAACCACCACAGCTCTGGTACCTCCAATGGCAGCTCCACTAAATCAAAAtacagagaaagaagatgagCAATGGAGTAGTAATTTCAGCAACTCTATCAATTCTGTGTACATGGGTTTTGTAGCTACTGCCATCCTCATATCAATGTTTATTGTTATGGCGATTTTAGAGAGATTCTTCAGGAGGCCCAGAACAACATCACAGCTCAGTCATACTGCTCGGACACACTTCGTCTACGATAACAATCCCAAGCTTGATCACAACTCTTCTAAA ATTACAAATTATGCTAGAGAAGTATCTGTAGTGATGCCCGGAGAAGAAACTCCTACCTTCATTGCACACCCTGCTCCAGCACCATGTCCTCGCGAGCACGTCACTTGGCCTCTCCACTCCATCGACGCAGGCCATGCTTCAACTTCAACCCCCACTCCTCAAGCTAAATTCCAAAGCCAAATCCAGACATGA